Proteins co-encoded in one Kocuria flava genomic window:
- a CDS encoding DUF4397 domain-containing protein produces the protein MRKTLSAAAVLGLGAGALSMSPAAAAEHAELSVLHGVPDTVVDVWVNGELTLDDFEPGTLAGPLELPAGSYDLAITAPDAPDASAPIIGPVTAELEPGTNYTAAAHLDAEGSPTAALFTNDMSEIEAGKSHLTVRHVAAAPAVDVLAGGRPIIQGLENPDEQTLPVDAGTVSAAVAAAGTTDPVIGPADLTLAEGTHNIVYAWGSLEAGNLQLAVQTLEGMEQAPGAVPGGQSGLAAQESGTMLSTGLAAAGGLALIGAALAAQRAVSSRRRFAQDRLR, from the coding sequence ATGCGCAAGACCCTCTCCGCCGCCGCCGTCCTCGGTCTCGGGGCCGGTGCCCTCTCGATGTCGCCGGCGGCCGCCGCCGAGCACGCCGAGCTCTCCGTGCTCCACGGCGTTCCAGACACGGTCGTCGACGTCTGGGTCAACGGCGAGCTGACCCTGGACGACTTCGAGCCCGGCACCCTCGCCGGCCCGCTCGAGCTCCCGGCCGGCAGCTACGACCTGGCGATCACCGCCCCCGACGCCCCCGACGCCTCGGCGCCGATCATCGGCCCGGTCACCGCCGAGCTCGAGCCCGGCACGAACTACACCGCCGCCGCCCACCTCGACGCGGAGGGCAGCCCGACCGCCGCCCTGTTCACCAACGACATGTCCGAGATCGAGGCCGGGAAGTCCCACCTGACCGTCCGCCACGTGGCCGCCGCCCCGGCGGTGGACGTGCTCGCCGGCGGCCGGCCGATCATCCAGGGCCTGGAGAACCCGGACGAGCAGACGCTGCCCGTCGACGCCGGGACGGTCTCCGCCGCCGTCGCCGCGGCCGGCACGACCGACCCGGTGATCGGCCCGGCCGACCTGACCCTGGCCGAGGGCACCCACAACATCGTCTACGCGTGGGGCTCCCTCGAGGCCGGCAACCTCCAGCTCGCCGTCCAGACCCTGGAGGGCATGGAGCAGGCGCCGGGCGCGGTGCCCGGCGGGCAGTCCGGCCTGGCCGCCCAGGAGAGCGGCACGATGCTGAGCACCGGGCTGGCCGCCGCGGGCGGGCTCGCGCTGATCGGCGCCGCGCTCGCGGCCCAGCGCGCGGTCTCCTCCCGCCGGCGGTTCGCGCAGGACCGCCTGCGGTGA
- the cls gene encoding cardiolipin synthase translates to MTPAPFPLNQIPLEHLPEAVTVGGLVLGFLINLVAAGWISHNRRPSVALAWLLAIFLLPYLGLLLFLAIGSAKLPRKRMAMQARMNEIIRENTPDGHILGNVEEQLPAWIESTARLNYNLGALPMVGGNSFDLLTDNHESMRVMAEAVDGARDYVHFEFYIVAIDDASRPLLEALLRAHERGVRVRVLIDHLGSLGYPGYSELVERFDAAGFPWRRMLPLRPWKGEWQRPDLRNHRKILVVDGELGFTGSQNIIHRSYNKRKNLRRGYEWKDLMIRCTGPVVAELNALFTSDWYSETGDLLLDEASRELPDIQGPVFAQVLPSGPGFETENNLRLFNHLIYNANDRIVVSSPYFVPDESLMHALTTEAQSGVDVQLFVGETSDQFLPHHAQNSYYEELAAAGVKIYRYRAPTVLHAKFVLVDDYVSVIGSSNMDERSFALDLEVSVYIVDRDFRRRMDAVVAEFEAASTLLDIEEWNRRPLWQKYLDNMARLTSALL, encoded by the coding sequence GTGACGCCGGCGCCGTTCCCCCTGAACCAGATCCCGCTCGAGCACCTGCCCGAGGCGGTGACCGTGGGCGGACTGGTGCTCGGCTTCCTCATCAACCTGGTGGCCGCGGGCTGGATCTCGCACAACCGCCGGCCCTCGGTGGCCCTGGCGTGGCTGCTGGCGATCTTCCTCCTGCCCTACCTGGGGCTGCTGCTGTTCCTGGCCATCGGCTCGGCGAAGCTGCCCCGGAAGCGGATGGCGATGCAGGCCCGGATGAACGAGATCATCCGGGAGAACACCCCGGACGGGCACATCCTCGGCAACGTGGAGGAGCAGCTGCCGGCGTGGATCGAGTCCACCGCCCGGCTCAACTACAACCTGGGGGCGCTGCCCATGGTGGGCGGCAACTCCTTCGACCTGCTCACCGACAACCACGAGTCGATGCGCGTGATGGCCGAGGCCGTGGACGGGGCCCGGGACTACGTCCACTTCGAGTTCTACATCGTGGCGATCGACGACGCCTCCCGGCCCCTGCTCGAGGCGCTGCTGCGGGCCCACGAGCGCGGGGTGCGGGTGCGGGTGCTCATCGACCACCTGGGTTCCCTCGGCTACCCCGGCTACTCGGAGCTGGTCGAGCGCTTCGACGCGGCCGGCTTCCCCTGGCGGCGCATGCTGCCGCTGCGGCCGTGGAAGGGCGAGTGGCAGCGCCCGGACCTGCGCAACCACCGCAAGATCCTCGTGGTGGACGGCGAGCTGGGCTTCACCGGGTCGCAGAACATCATCCACCGCTCCTACAACAAGCGGAAGAACCTGCGGCGGGGCTACGAGTGGAAGGACCTGATGATCCGGTGCACGGGCCCGGTGGTCGCCGAGCTCAACGCCCTGTTCACCAGCGACTGGTACTCCGAGACCGGCGACCTCCTCCTCGACGAGGCCTCGCGCGAGCTGCCCGACATCCAGGGTCCCGTCTTCGCCCAGGTGCTGCCCTCCGGGCCGGGCTTCGAGACGGAGAACAACCTGCGGCTGTTCAACCACCTGATCTACAACGCCAACGACCGCATCGTCGTCTCCAGCCCGTACTTCGTGCCGGACGAGTCCCTGATGCACGCGCTGACCACGGAGGCGCAGTCGGGGGTGGACGTCCAGCTGTTCGTCGGCGAGACCTCGGACCAGTTCCTCCCCCACCACGCGCAGAACTCCTACTACGAGGAGCTCGCCGCCGCCGGGGTGAAGATCTACCGGTACCGGGCGCCCACCGTGCTGCACGCGAAGTTCGTGCTCGTCGACGACTACGTGTCGGTGATCGGCTCCTCCAACATGGACGAGCGATCGTTCGCCCTGGACCTGGAGGTCTCCGTCTACATCGTGGACCGGGACTTCCGCCGCCGGATGGACGCCGTGGTCGCGGAGTTCGAGGCGGCGAGCACCCTGCTCGACATCGAGGAGTGGAACCGGCGCCCGCTGTGGCAGAAGTACCTCGACAACATGGCGCGGCTGACCTCGGCCCTGCTGTGA
- a CDS encoding RNA polymerase sigma factor, producing the protein MPTPPPEWGPELDAAFAAGDEHALAAAFRHCAGLVRALAVRALRDDAAADDVVQEVFVRAWKYRSGYSPERSSAPAWLVGIARNCIADAARTAGREAAQRQAAVAGEHGGTHEEADLLVDRMLVRSEIRRLGPPRSTIVALAVYGELTHQQIAHRLDLPLGTVKSHLRRGLTHLRTRLEDDHGTPE; encoded by the coding sequence ATGCCGACGCCGCCCCCCGAGTGGGGACCCGAGCTCGACGCCGCGTTCGCCGCGGGGGACGAGCACGCGCTGGCGGCCGCGTTCCGGCACTGCGCCGGACTCGTGCGCGCCCTGGCCGTCCGGGCCCTGCGCGACGACGCGGCGGCAGACGACGTGGTCCAGGAGGTGTTCGTGCGCGCGTGGAAGTACCGGTCCGGGTACAGCCCCGAGCGCTCCTCGGCCCCCGCCTGGCTCGTGGGCATCGCCCGCAACTGCATCGCCGACGCCGCGCGCACCGCCGGGCGGGAGGCCGCGCAGCGCCAGGCCGCCGTCGCCGGCGAGCACGGCGGCACCCACGAGGAGGCCGACCTGCTGGTGGACCGGATGCTGGTGCGCTCGGAGATCCGCCGGCTGGGCCCGCCCCGCTCCACGATCGTGGCGCTGGCCGTCTACGGGGAGCTCACGCACCAGCAGATCGCCCACCGCCTCGACCTGCCCCTGGGCACGGTCAAGAGCCACCTGAGGCGCGGCCTGACCCACCTCCGCACCCGACTCGAGGACGACCATGGCACACCTGAGTGA
- a CDS encoding anti-sigma factor — protein MAHLSEETLALLALGESPEPEERAHLDGCGHCAAELAALGHVVRAGRAEPAPVPAPDPRVWTAVHAELGLAPELAADPLAAGDPGTDRAPSAPGASGPAAAGTSAAPSGPDGTGRDGTEQDGAEQDGAEQDAGQRPGTAARVDGAGSGGVVDLAARRARRGVPWPLAAAAAAAALVVGGVSVWGAQRLDREPDPTVLATAELEPLAGYTARGSAEVDERADGTRQLVVRTDPADVDGFKEVWLLAPDAQRMVSLGVMAGDEAVFVLPENLDVERFPVVDVSDEPVDGDPTHSGDSIVRGVLAT, from the coding sequence ATGGCACACCTGAGTGAGGAGACGCTGGCGCTCCTGGCCCTGGGTGAGTCCCCGGAGCCCGAGGAGCGCGCGCACCTGGACGGCTGCGGGCACTGCGCCGCCGAGCTCGCCGCCCTCGGGCACGTGGTGCGCGCCGGCCGCGCCGAGCCCGCGCCGGTCCCCGCCCCGGACCCGCGCGTGTGGACCGCGGTCCACGCCGAGCTGGGCCTCGCCCCCGAGCTCGCCGCCGACCCGCTCGCCGCCGGGGACCCCGGCACGGACCGGGCGCCCTCCGCGCCGGGGGCGTCCGGCCCGGCCGCCGCCGGGACATCCGCGGCCCCCTCCGGTCCGGACGGGACCGGGCGGGACGGGACCGAGCAGGACGGGGCCGAGCAGGACGGGGCCGAGCAGGATGCCGGACAGCGGCCCGGGACGGCCGCCCGGGTCGACGGCGCCGGGTCGGGCGGGGTCGTGGACCTCGCCGCCCGCCGGGCCCGCCGCGGGGTGCCGTGGCCGCTGGCCGCCGCCGCGGCGGCCGCCGCCCTGGTCGTGGGCGGGGTCTCCGTGTGGGGCGCCCAGCGCCTGGACCGGGAGCCGGATCCCACGGTGCTGGCCACCGCCGAGCTCGAGCCCCTCGCCGGCTACACCGCCCGCGGCTCGGCGGAGGTGGACGAGCGCGCGGACGGGACCCGTCAGCTGGTCGTGCGCACCGATCCCGCCGACGTCGACGGCTTCAAGGAGGTCTGGCTGCTGGCCCCGGACGCGCAGCGGATGGTCAGCCTGGGCGTGATGGCCGGCGACGAGGCCGTGTTCGTGCTGCCCGAGAACCTCGACGTGGAGCGGTTCCCCGTCGTCGACGTCTCCGACGAGCCGGTCGACGGCGACCCGACGCATTCCGGGGACTCGATCGTGCGCGGGGTCCTGGCGACCTGA
- a CDS encoding LLM class flavin-dependent oxidoreductase, translated as MSCVGHQAPGLWKHPRSRADEYNTLEYWTDVAQLLERGLFDAMFLADVVGYYDVYRNSAAPVIKDATQIPVNDPFMHVSAMAAVTKHLGFGITSAITYEQPYPLARRFATLDHLTRGRVGFNVVTSYLKSAAENHGLTDQISHDERYEIAEEFMDVCYKLWEGSWEDGAVKRDRAGGVFADPALVHPIRHHGKYFDVPGIGLTEPSPQRTPLIFQAGASSRGRAFAGRHAEAVFVGGIRPDLTRAVTDRLRDEAEAHGRRREDLKIFAMLHVIVDETDAKAEQKRRDYERYADTDGALGLVGGWSGVDLGRFDEDDVLEYVRTESIQSFLTPFTTADPNKKWTVREVAKHISMGGMGVPVVGSPQTVADELERWIDEGGLDGINLAYHVSPGSFEDFVEWVVPELQKRGRYRTAYEGTTLRENLYGAGQTKVLDTHPAARYRGAYAGQPSAADTPARELV; from the coding sequence ATGTCCTGCGTCGGCCACCAGGCCCCCGGCCTGTGGAAGCACCCGCGGTCGCGGGCGGACGAGTACAACACCCTCGAGTACTGGACGGACGTCGCCCAGCTGCTCGAGCGGGGCCTGTTCGACGCGATGTTCCTCGCGGACGTCGTCGGCTACTACGACGTCTACCGGAACTCGGCGGCGCCGGTGATCAAGGACGCCACGCAGATCCCGGTCAACGACCCGTTCATGCACGTCTCCGCGATGGCGGCCGTCACGAAGCACCTGGGCTTCGGCATCACCAGCGCGATCACCTACGAGCAGCCCTACCCCCTGGCCCGGAGGTTCGCGACCCTCGACCACCTGACCCGGGGCCGGGTCGGCTTCAACGTGGTCACCTCGTACCTGAAGTCCGCGGCGGAGAACCACGGGCTGACGGACCAGATCTCCCACGACGAGCGCTACGAGATCGCCGAGGAGTTCATGGACGTCTGCTACAAGCTGTGGGAGGGCTCCTGGGAGGACGGCGCGGTCAAGCGCGACCGCGCCGGCGGCGTCTTCGCCGACCCCGCCCTCGTGCACCCCATCCGGCACCACGGCAAGTACTTCGACGTCCCGGGCATCGGCCTCACCGAGCCCTCCCCCCAGCGCACCCCGCTGATCTTCCAGGCCGGGGCCTCCTCCCGCGGGCGCGCCTTCGCGGGCCGCCACGCCGAGGCCGTGTTCGTCGGCGGCATCCGCCCGGACCTCACCCGCGCGGTCACCGACCGGCTGCGCGACGAGGCCGAGGCCCACGGCCGGCGCCGGGAGGACCTGAAGATCTTCGCGATGCTGCACGTGATCGTCGACGAGACGGACGCCAAGGCCGAGCAGAAGCGCCGGGACTACGAGCGCTACGCGGACACCGACGGCGCGCTGGGCCTGGTGGGCGGCTGGTCCGGGGTGGACCTGGGCCGCTTCGACGAGGACGACGTCCTGGAGTACGTCCGGACGGAGTCCATCCAGTCCTTCCTCACCCCGTTCACCACCGCGGACCCGAACAAGAAGTGGACCGTCCGGGAGGTCGCCAAGCACATCTCCATGGGCGGGATGGGCGTGCCGGTCGTCGGGTCCCCGCAGACGGTCGCCGACGAGCTCGAGCGGTGGATCGACGAGGGCGGGCTGGACGGGATCAACCTCGCCTACCACGTCTCCCCGGGCTCCTTCGAGGACTTCGTCGAGTGGGTGGTCCCCGAGCTGCAGAAGCGCGGGCGCTACCGCACCGCCTACGAGGGCACCACGCTGCGGGAGAACCTCTACGGCGCCGGGCAGACCAAGGTCCTCGACACCCACCCCGCCGCCCGCTACCGCGGCGCCTACGCCGGGCAGCCCTCCGCGGCCGACACCCCCGCCCGCGAGCTCGTCTGA
- a CDS encoding Vms1/Ankzf1 family peptidyl-tRNA hydrolase, with product MTSRFHRYAELFKSKGPWCTVYTDISTGTVDSLHSIDVLPENVCRRLAEQGASKADLAAVERAVRPAEGVPDPVCRYLLVRDGTVEIDEVLPGPLAGQGVVRVEEVPDLTPLFRHRPDDFPYVVAEVGRDGGEICLHWASRVPSTDEQQIEGETEHLKKFPGGGWSQGRWQRHTEDVWRRNTEQVAEQIDKVVAESGAQLVVLAGDLRARGLVEDQLSKASRAMLSTIDANTRAEGSRSADLEHQVEERVAEVIAHRQQELLERLAQQQNRPEPTAVSGVAPVVRALQQAQAETVLLDDTHLDTEQELLALDAEPWIALEASEAVGAGVLGPVPADAALVRAAVLTDGRPVFVPPGALPHGTDVAALLRWGAAPTG from the coding sequence ATGACGAGCCGATTCCACCGCTACGCCGAACTGTTCAAGAGCAAGGGTCCCTGGTGCACCGTGTACACGGACATCAGCACGGGCACGGTCGACTCCCTCCACTCGATCGACGTGCTGCCCGAGAACGTCTGCCGCCGGCTCGCCGAGCAGGGGGCGAGCAAGGCCGATCTCGCCGCGGTCGAGCGGGCCGTGCGGCCGGCCGAGGGCGTGCCCGACCCCGTCTGCCGCTACCTGCTGGTGCGCGACGGCACGGTGGAGATCGACGAGGTCCTCCCCGGTCCCCTGGCCGGGCAGGGCGTGGTGCGGGTGGAGGAGGTCCCCGACCTCACCCCGCTGTTCCGCCACCGCCCGGACGACTTCCCCTACGTGGTGGCCGAGGTCGGCCGCGACGGCGGCGAGATCTGCCTCCACTGGGCCAGCCGCGTGCCCTCCACCGACGAGCAGCAGATCGAGGGCGAGACGGAGCACCTGAAGAAGTTCCCGGGCGGGGGCTGGTCCCAGGGCCGCTGGCAGCGCCACACCGAGGACGTGTGGCGGCGCAACACCGAGCAGGTCGCCGAGCAGATCGACAAGGTCGTGGCCGAGTCCGGCGCCCAGCTCGTGGTACTGGCCGGGGACCTGCGGGCCCGCGGGCTCGTGGAGGACCAGCTCTCCAAGGCCAGCCGGGCGATGCTCAGCACGATCGACGCGAACACCCGCGCCGAGGGCAGCCGTTCCGCGGACCTGGAGCACCAGGTCGAGGAGCGGGTCGCCGAGGTGATCGCCCACCGCCAGCAGGAGCTGCTCGAGCGGCTGGCCCAGCAGCAGAACCGCCCCGAGCCCACGGCGGTCTCCGGGGTCGCCCCGGTGGTGCGGGCCCTGCAGCAGGCGCAGGCCGAGACCGTCCTGCTGGACGACACGCACCTGGACACCGAGCAGGAGCTGCTGGCCCTGGACGCCGAGCCGTGGATCGCGCTCGAGGCCTCGGAGGCCGTGGGCGCCGGGGTGCTCGGGCCCGTGCCGGCCGACGCCGCGCTGGTGCGCGCGGCGGTGCTCACCGACGGACGGCCCGTGTTCGTGCCCCCGGGCGCGCTGCCGCACGGGACCGACGTCGCCGCGCTGCTGCGCTGGGGCGCCGCCCCCACGGGCTGA
- a CDS encoding GNAT family N-acetyltransferase, giving the protein MIEDLDTLPPAPVLETDRLLLRPFTAEELDAVAAGEPQEQFAPGFPTPEDVDFARESLVAGGYFFTETVYARMAVVEKSSGQVVGTAGFVGPPIDDELEVVGSLSAQRRGLGYAAEGLEALLRVAFADPQVRGVRASVPADNAPAEQTLRAAGFVHRPTPGLETDYVLPRPD; this is encoded by the coding sequence ATGATCGAGGACCTCGACACCCTCCCCCCGGCTCCCGTCCTGGAGACCGACCGGCTCCTCCTGCGGCCCTTCACGGCCGAGGAGCTCGACGCCGTGGCGGCCGGCGAGCCCCAGGAGCAGTTCGCCCCGGGCTTCCCGACCCCCGAGGACGTCGACTTCGCCCGGGAGTCCCTCGTGGCCGGCGGCTACTTCTTCACGGAGACCGTCTACGCCCGCATGGCCGTCGTGGAGAAGTCCTCCGGCCAGGTGGTCGGCACCGCCGGCTTCGTGGGTCCGCCCATCGACGACGAGCTCGAGGTCGTGGGCTCGCTGTCCGCGCAGCGCCGCGGCCTCGGCTACGCGGCGGAGGGGCTCGAGGCGCTGCTGCGGGTCGCCTTCGCGGACCCGCAGGTGCGCGGGGTGCGGGCCAGCGTGCCGGCGGACAACGCCCCGGCCGAGCAGACGCTGCGCGCGGCCGGGTTCGTCCACCGCCCGACGCCCGGGCTGGAGACCGACTACGTCCTGCCCCGCCCGGACTGA
- a CDS encoding class F sortase: MTDRRRRGPGAHRAPGPRPPGEQTPGPPRRHGAAAGAGLLAAAVLLAAAAAVVPSAGDDDGAGGAAAARGSLAPPSSAPPAAPAPSPAVPADRVPGPADVPVAPATPRPAERVPAPVRVVVAGTPIDMPVLPVGIEDDGAMTLPDNHVELGWYRHGPAPGAGEGAAVIAGHVDTLTEVTPMARLQGVRPGTEVVVERADGSAQRYRTEAVEHVHKRSLEDADLFRRDGAPALHLVTCGGEWLEEIGDYEDNVVLRAVPVD, translated from the coding sequence GTGACGGACCGCCGACGGCGCGGGCCGGGGGCGCACCGCGCGCCCGGCCCGCGCCCCCCGGGGGAGCAGACCCCCGGCCCCCCTCGCCGCCACGGGGCGGCGGCGGGGGCCGGGCTCCTCGCCGCGGCGGTGCTGCTCGCCGCCGCGGCCGCCGTCGTCCCGTCCGCCGGGGACGACGACGGAGCGGGCGGCGCGGCGGCGGCCAGGGGGTCCCTCGCCCCGCCGTCGTCCGCGCCGCCCGCCGCCCCCGCCCCGTCCCCGGCGGTCCCGGCCGATCGGGTCCCCGGCCCCGCCGACGTCCCGGTCGCCCCGGCGACCCCGCGGCCGGCGGAGCGCGTGCCCGCCCCCGTGCGGGTCGTGGTGGCGGGCACCCCCATCGACATGCCCGTGCTGCCGGTGGGGATCGAGGACGACGGGGCGATGACCCTGCCCGACAACCACGTGGAGCTCGGCTGGTACCGCCACGGCCCGGCCCCCGGCGCCGGCGAGGGCGCGGCCGTGATCGCCGGCCACGTCGACACCCTGACGGAGGTGACCCCCATGGCCCGGCTGCAGGGCGTGCGCCCCGGCACGGAGGTCGTCGTGGAGCGCGCCGACGGCTCCGCGCAGCGCTACCGCACCGAGGCCGTCGAGCACGTGCACAAGCGCAGCCTCGAGGACGCCGACCTCTTCCGCCGCGACGGTGCACCCGCGCTGCACCTCGTCACCTGCGGGGGCGAGTGGCTCGAGGAGATCGGCGACTACGAGGACAACGTCGTGCTCCGGGCGGTCCCGGTGGACTGA
- a CDS encoding maleylpyruvate isomerase N-terminal domain-containing protein encodes MTTRSGPVRADLVRESWAAFGAALDGLGDDDSWAATGRTGWAVRDLVHHGLEDARRALVALHTPTTARPDRDAVSYWAEREHDPVRDAEDRRADRVAAALVRDWERLRELHAATVRAAAHAAGHAGAGAAVRTEGHVLRVEDLLSTLAVATTVRHLDLIRHLDGTPGPSADGLAEVRRVLTELWGREPLEHWSDEHFARIGTGRAEPTDEERALLGERARDLPLLR; translated from the coding sequence ATGACGACCCGGAGCGGCCCGGTGCGGGCGGACCTGGTGCGGGAGAGCTGGGCGGCCTTCGGGGCCGCCCTGGACGGCCTCGGCGACGACGACTCCTGGGCGGCCACCGGCCGCACCGGCTGGGCGGTGCGCGACCTCGTCCACCACGGCCTCGAGGACGCCCGCCGGGCGCTGGTCGCCCTGCACACCCCCACCACGGCCCGGCCGGACCGCGACGCCGTGAGCTACTGGGCCGAGCGCGAGCACGACCCCGTCCGGGACGCCGAGGACCGGCGCGCCGACCGCGTCGCGGCCGCGCTGGTGCGCGACTGGGAGCGGCTGCGCGAGCTGCACGCCGCGACCGTGCGGGCCGCCGCCCACGCGGCCGGGCACGCCGGCGCCGGCGCCGCGGTGCGCACCGAGGGCCACGTGCTGCGGGTCGAGGACCTCCTGAGCACCCTCGCCGTCGCCACGACCGTGCGCCACCTGGACCTCATCCGCCACCTCGACGGCACCCCCGGGCCCTCGGCGGACGGGCTCGCCGAGGTGCGCCGCGTGCTCACCGAGCTGTGGGGCCGCGAGCCGCTCGAGCACTGGAGCGACGAGCACTTCGCCCGCATCGGCACCGGCCGCGCCGAGCCCACCGACGAGGAGCGCGCCCTGCTGGGCGAGCGCGCCCGGGACCTGCCGCTGCTGCGCTGA
- a CDS encoding acyl-CoA dehydrogenase family protein, translating to MAAAAPQPTTDALLEQFRPVLAQIAAGAEQREAERVLPFEPVARLNELRFGALLLPVEAGGRGASWAQLTRLLIELAAADSNVAHVYRSHFGFVASIDREPAQQALWYPRVAAGEIVGNAATERGRAVVGTAETTLVPRPDGSWSLTGEKFYSTGSIFADWIQVTAQVPGEDRRSHAFVRAGAPGVELRDDWDGFGQRLTGTGTSVFTDVVVPADHVRFRDGSATQETAVFQLVLLAVQAGIALAAVERTGELVAARTRGFSTGSGVLFREDPLILQLVGQLSAKAFAARATVLEAARELDAALGPVGRAAPDEDAVAVTDRCELAVQQAQVVVPPLVEAVTGGMFDVLGASAVSRSRLLDRYWRNARTVATHNPTVFKARIVGDHRVNGTPMAGLTAIGEIAAAGA from the coding sequence ATGGCCGCAGCCGCCCCGCAGCCCACCACCGACGCCCTCCTGGAGCAGTTCCGCCCGGTCCTCGCGCAGATCGCGGCCGGGGCCGAGCAGCGGGAGGCCGAGCGCGTCCTGCCCTTCGAGCCCGTGGCCCGGCTCAACGAGCTGCGCTTCGGCGCGCTGCTGCTGCCGGTCGAGGCCGGCGGCCGCGGGGCCTCGTGGGCGCAGCTGACCCGGCTGCTGATCGAGCTGGCGGCCGCGGACTCCAACGTGGCCCACGTCTACCGCTCCCACTTCGGCTTCGTGGCCAGCATCGACCGGGAGCCCGCCCAGCAGGCGCTGTGGTACCCGCGGGTCGCCGCGGGCGAGATCGTCGGCAACGCCGCGACCGAGCGCGGGCGCGCCGTCGTCGGCACCGCGGAGACGACCCTGGTGCCGCGCCCGGACGGGAGCTGGTCGCTGACCGGGGAGAAGTTCTACAGCACGGGCTCGATCTTCGCCGACTGGATCCAGGTCACCGCCCAGGTGCCGGGGGAGGACCGGCGCTCCCACGCGTTCGTGCGCGCCGGCGCACCGGGCGTGGAGCTGCGCGACGACTGGGACGGCTTCGGCCAGCGCCTCACCGGCACGGGCACGTCCGTGTTCACGGACGTCGTGGTGCCCGCCGACCACGTCCGGTTCCGCGACGGCAGCGCGACCCAGGAGACCGCGGTGTTCCAGCTGGTGCTGCTGGCCGTGCAGGCCGGCATCGCCCTGGCCGCCGTCGAGCGCACCGGGGAGCTGGTCGCGGCCCGCACGCGCGGGTTCAGCACCGGTTCGGGCGTGCTGTTCCGGGAGGACCCCCTGATCCTGCAGCTGGTCGGGCAGCTCTCGGCCAAGGCCTTCGCCGCGCGGGCGACCGTGCTCGAGGCGGCCCGGGAGCTCGACGCCGCGCTCGGGCCCGTGGGCCGGGCGGCCCCCGACGAGGACGCGGTCGCGGTGACCGACCGCTGCGAGCTGGCGGTGCAGCAGGCCCAGGTCGTGGTGCCCCCGCTCGTCGAGGCCGTCACGGGCGGGATGTTCGACGTCCTGGGCGCCTCGGCCGTCTCCCGCTCCCGGCTGCTGGACCGGTACTGGCGCAACGCCCGCACGGTGGCCACCCACAACCCCACCGTCTTCAAGGCCCGGATCGTGGGCGACCACCGCGTCAACGGCACGCCCATGGCCGGGCTCACCGCCATCGGGGAGATCGCCGCGGCGGGCGCCTGA
- a CDS encoding CoA-binding protein, translating into MTINDPAVIDRLLTEPARWAVVGLSRNRTRPAHSVARRIRDELGMTVVPVNPRGEDVHGEPGFRTLAEVPPPLDVVDCFVNSRRVGAVVDQALAAGARAVWLQLGVVDRAAAARAEEAGLDVVMDTCPLIELRARLDAGWTLDPARTPPLARP; encoded by the coding sequence ATGACGATCAACGACCCCGCCGTCATCGACCGCCTCCTCACCGAGCCGGCCCGCTGGGCCGTCGTGGGCCTGAGCCGCAACCGCACCCGGCCCGCCCACTCGGTGGCGCGGCGGATCCGCGACGAGCTCGGGATGACCGTGGTGCCCGTCAACCCCCGCGGCGAGGACGTCCACGGCGAGCCCGGCTTCCGCACGCTCGCGGAGGTCCCGCCGCCCCTCGACGTCGTCGACTGCTTCGTGAACTCCCGCCGCGTCGGCGCGGTCGTGGACCAGGCGCTCGCCGCCGGGGCGCGGGCGGTGTGGCTGCAGCTCGGCGTCGTGGACCGCGCCGCCGCGGCCCGGGCCGAGGAGGCGGGCCTGGACGTCGTGATGGACACCTGCCCGCTCATCGAGCTGCGCGCCCGGCTGGACGCCGGGTGGACCCTCGACCCCGCCCGCACGCCCCCGCTGGCCCGCCCCTGA